One region of Culex pipiens pallens isolate TS chromosome 2, TS_CPP_V2, whole genome shotgun sequence genomic DNA includes:
- the LOC120423996 gene encoding protein Wnt-4 — MELFGTKMVMLSVLLLSVIWCISECNDIINSSSKETSLPAKNTVMAVFSPMTKSPGPCRYLSGTRRQNHQCRRDVGLPEAIKEARRLAVTHCEEQFRYDRWNCSIETRGKRNIFKKVYRETAFVHALTAAAITHSVARACAEGKMSKCQCASEKRPEATRLAWKWGGCSDNVKHGKRVTRNFLELQPGADGDPVAEMLRHDSEVGIEAVTSTMNDRCKCHGVSGSCSLKTCWRKLGDFNATAAILRTKYHHAIRKIPINNKTSRRAAPKELRDRDTTYDQLYYFETSPTFCSVTRGRRCVHPDNCATLCCGRGYTTKVIKTIEKCRCRFTNGRCCQIVCDYCDKYEDRYYCK, encoded by the exons ATGGAGTTGTTTGGAACAAAAATGGTTATGCTGAGTGTGCTGCTGCTCAGTGTTATCTGGTGTATCAGCGAGTGTAATGATATCATCAATTCAAGCAG CAAAGAAACATCGCTGCCGGCAAAGAACACCGTAATGGCCGTGTTCAGCCCGATGACCAAATCGCCCGGACCGTGCCGCTACCTGTCCGGCACGCGCCGACAGAACCACCAATGTCGGCGCGACGTCGGCCTACCGGAGGCCATCAAGGAAGCGCGGCGGCTGGCCGTCACCCACTGCGAAGAACAGTTCCGGTACGACCGGTGGAACTGCTCGATCGAAACCCGGGGCAAGCGGAACATATTCAAGAAG GTTTACCGCGAAACGGCATTCGTCCACGCGCTGACGGCGGCGGCCATAACTCACTCGGTGGCACGAGCTTGCGCAGAAGGCAAGATGTCCAAGTGTCAGTGTGCTTCGGAGAAACGGCCCGAGGCCACTCGGCTGGCCTGGAAGTGGGGTGGCTGCAGTGACAACGTCAAACACGGCAAGCGGGTCACGCGGAACTTCCTAGAACTACAACCGGGCGCCGATGGAGATCCGGTGGCGGAGATGTTACGACACGATAGTGAG GTAGGCATTGAGGCGGTTACGTCCACCATGAACGATCGCTGCAAGTGTCACGGCGTTTCGGGATCGTGCTCGCTGAAGACCTGCTGGAGAAAGTTGGGTGACTTCAACGCTACCGCTGCCATACTCAGAACCAAATATCACCACGCAATCCGAAAGATCCCAATCAACAACAAGACCTCCAGACGGGCTGCCCCCAAAGAACTTCGTGACAGG GACACCACCTACGATCAGCTGTACTACTTTGAGACGTCGCCGACGTTCTGCTCGGTAACTCGGGGCCGCCGCTGCGTTCATCCGGACAACTGCGCCACGCTCTGCTGTGGCCGGGGCTACACCACCAAAGTGATCAAAACCATCGAAAAGTGTCGGTGCCGGTTCACGAACGGACGCTGCTGCCAAATCGTGTGCGACTATTGCGACAAGTACGAGGATCGATATTACTGTAAATAA